CAGCGGACGAGGTGCGTCTCGCCCGCGGGGATGCTCAGGTCGGGGATGAGGGGGTGTGCCCGGCCATTCACCAGGAACTCGTCGTAGTGGGGCGTGTAGGGCAGCCTGTTCGGGTCGTGGTGGCTGTCCCACTCGTCGAGGATCAGGGTGTGTTCCTTCGACCACACCGGCTTCACGTCCGGGTCCTCCACGATGAGCGCCCCGTACATCCCCATGTCGAGGTGGACGTTGGTTTGAACGTGGCAGTGGTAGGCGTGGGTGCCCGCCTCGGTGGCGACGAACTCGTAGGTGAAGCTGCCCCCGGGCTTGACCTCGTGGCTGAGGTGGGGCACGCCGTCCATCTCCTGCGCCAGGGAGGTGATGCCGTGCAGGTGCAGGACGTGCGGCTGGTCGTGCGTGTTCACCAGGGTGATGCGGACCCGCTCGCCGACCTTCACCCGCAGCTCGGGGCCGGGGACGCTGGCGGGCTGGCCGGGAAAGCCGAAGGCCCACTGCTCGACGCGCACCCCGGGCGCAATTTCGGTCTGGATGCGGTGGACTTCCAGGGTGAACTCGCGCACGCCGCGCGTGGCCCGGCCCAGGGGCACCGTGCCTTCCGGGCGGGCGAGGAACTGTTGCAGCGTGGCCGCGCGGGCCGGCTGCGCGGGCACCTCGCCGTGCGCGAGGGCCATGCCCAGCGACAGCACCGCCACCATGCAGGTGCGAAGGGAAGAACAGGCCGGACGACGCTGGAACATGGGACCCTCCTCGGCGCGGCCCGGGCACGGGGGCCGCTCGGGGGGCAGCGTAGGAAGGGCGGCGTGACTGAAGCCTGATCGCCCCACCTCCCGCCGGGGGCCTCGGCGAAGGGCGGGGGCCGGGGCGTGTCGGCACCGCATCCCAACCGTCCCGGCGATCGTGCCGAGGCCAGTCCTGTCGCCGCCGGGGACCGGCCTGACCGGGGACGGGGAGGCGCCCCGCACGCTGACTTCACATGCCGCGACTTCCCCGGCGAGCGGGCTCGGGATGCCCAAGGGGTGAGGGATTGGCCGCCCCACGCGGTCGCAGGAGCGGGACAGGTCGGCAGCCTCCCTCCAGCCGCCGACCTCCCGGTGGTGCGTGTCTCGCCCTCCCCCCTCCGCTCACCCGGCGAAGTCAGGGCCGCCACGCCAGGCGCCGGGCGGGATGGCTGCGCCACCAGTCCTGAACGAACTCGGCCATCTGCACGTCGACCCGGTTCAACCAGAACTGCCGGGTGAGCTGATCCGCCGGGCCGAACCCGATGGCGCCGGACTCCCACACCACGGTTCCCTGAAACAGCATGTGCGCCGCGTCGACCCGGACATCCGGGCGCGTCACGATGCCCTGCGACGCGAGGTAGTAGGCGAAGTTCTGCCGGTCCAGCGCCACCTGAAGACCGATCAGCAGGGTGATGGTCGTTCCGCTGTTCCGAGTACAGTCCGTGCTCGTGACGGGCAGGTTCGCCCGCCCTGCAAAGCGCCTCATCTCCGTCAGCACCTCCGCCCCGGTCACCTGCCGGATGTCGTCCGCGACGAAGGCATACAGGCAGACATTCTGGAAAGGCGCGAGGTTGTCCGGGTAACGGTCCGCCGCCGCGATGCCGGTGAGGGCCAGCAGCGACGCCAGGAACAGCCGGGGGATCATCCTGCCTCCTCTCTCGGGATGGGGGAACGGGAGCGCGGGACCACACGGGTCCTCAGGGCAGCAGCGACGCCGGGGGCTGGTCCGCGGGCACGAGCACGGCCACCACCACGGACGCCTCGGCCTCCGTCCGGTTCGCCAGCTCGCACCACGACCCCGGCCGGACCACGTACCGCTCCCCGGCCCGCAGCACGCTCGGCGGCGCCCCACCCGGCGAGAACACGTCGACCTCGCCGCGCGTCACCAGCAGCACCTCCGCCTGGCCGCCCGTGTGCCGGGCCGTCCGACTCGCGGCGGGCAACGTCAGCGCCGACACGTGCAGGTCGAACGCCGCCGGGAACGTGAGGTGACCCAGCGTCGCCTCCTGCACCGAGGGCCGCGGAACCCGCCAGGTCCATCCCGGTTCCTCGTCGGCGGGGGGGCGAGCCGAGGCGAACGAGGCGAACATCAGCACCACACTTCCTACCACCTGGTAGCCGCGCATTCCGGGCCTCCCTTCGTGTCCGGCGGACGTGCGCCGCCGACTGGGTTCACGGTAGGCCCGGCGTGCCGCCCCGCGCATCGCCAGGATTGAGTAGACGGCCCCCCCACCAGGATTAAGGAGAGTCCTCCCCGCCGTGCGTCATGGCCCAGCGGGTGAGTTCCACGCGGTTATGCAGGGCGAGTTTGCCCAGCATGTTCGCCACATGCTTGCTGACCGTCACGGGGCTGATCCCCAGCAGCCGGGCGACCCGGCGGTCCGGGTGGCCCTGGGCCACCAGCCGCAGCACCTCCCACTCCCGCGGGGTCAACCCCGGGCGGGGCGTGCCGTCCGGCGGGGGGGCTCGCAGGCGCCGGGCGAGCCGGTCCGCCTGTTCCACCGCCTCCGCGGGGCCCAGGTCGGAGCCCGACGCCCAGGCGTCTCGGAAATCGGCCTCGCCCATCACCGCCCGCGCCCGGTCGAGGTTCCCGAGGTGCCGCCGGTCCAGGTACCCCCGCGAGGCCTCCCCGGGGACGAAGCCGCCCGCCGCCAGCAGCCGCACCGCCGCCGCGGGGTCGCCCACCTCGGCGGCGAGGAGGCTCAGGCCACGCAGCGCCTCGTCCACCACCGCCCGGAAGGGTTTCCCCGCCGCCTCGTGCAGGGCGCCGAGCAGCCGCGCCCCGGCCTCCTCGCGGCGGCCCAGGTGCAGCAGCACGACCCCGACCATCACCCGGGCGACGAGCCGGAACACCGCATTGCCCGCCGCCTCGTACTCCTCCAGGGCACGGGTCGCGTACGCCAGGGCCAGGTCGGGTTGCCCCAGGTCGAGCAGGGTCGGCGCCGCGTACAGCAGGAGGTTGGCGTACTGGGACTGCTCGACGCGGTCGGCCCCCCGCTCCCCCCGGCGCGCCTCCTGCGCGCGCAGCACCTCCTGCTGCATGGGCCACGCCAGGTCGCTGCGCCCGGAGGCGTGGTGCAGCAGCGCGAGGTCGGCGGTGGTCCAGCCCGCGCTCACCTCGTCCCCCAGCTCGCGGCACAACTCGAGGATCTCGCGCAGGCGGGCCTCGTGGGCCCCCGTCTGCCCGGTGGCGGCGAGGCACTGGGCACTGACCTCCAGGGCCTGCAGCAGCACCTGATCCCGCCCCGGGGAGGGCAGGCCCAGGACCCGTTCCGCGAGGGGCGCCTCCTGGGCGTACAGGCCCAGGGGCAGCCACACCGCGCCGAGCTGGGCGAGGTAGCGGTACGCGAGGTCCGCCCGCCCCTCCCCCACCGCCCACACCAGCCCCGCGCGCATGTTGGGGTAGTCCGGCAGGAGGTCCTCGCGGCGGTCGGGCTGGCCCTGCTCGAAACGCCGCCGCCCCTCCTCCAGCTCCTCCAGGAAGTGCCGGGCGTGCCGTTCCCGCCAGGTGGGGGCCTCCGGGCGCCCGCTGAGACGCTCCAGGGCGAGTTCCCGCAGGGGTTGCAGCAGCTTCCAGCGGGTGCCCGGGGTGCCCAGGCGTTGGAGGAAGCTCTGCTCGATCAGCGCGTCCACGTGGTCCAGCACCTCCTCGCCGCCGTGTACGGCGGCGAGCGCCCCCGGGGTGAAGCTGCCCCCGAACACCGCGCAGCACTCGAACACCGCGCGGTCGCCCTGATCCAGCAACTCGTAGCTCCACTCCACGGCGGCCCTCAGGGAGCGCAGCCGTTCGGGCCGGTCGCGGAAGTCCTCGCGCAGGAAGCGCAGCGGGTGTTCGAGCCCCGCCAGCACGTCCGGGAGGGCATACGTCCGCAGCCGGGCGGCGGCGAGTTCCAGCGCGAGGGGCACGCCCTCCAGCAGCGCGCACAGCCGCACCACCTGGGGGGTAGTGGCGGGGGTGAGCTCGAAGCCGGGCAGGAGGGCGCGGGCGCGGGTGACGAAGAGTTGCACCGCCGGGCTGCTCGCCGCCTCCGGGACGCGCTCGGGAACGGGGAGGGGCGGGACCGGGTACTCGCGCTCGTCGTGCAGGTGCAGCGCGGCGCGGCTCGTCACGACGAGTTGCAGCGTGGGGGCCCGGGCGAGCAGCTCGCCCAGCGTCCGGGCGGCGGGCAGGAGCTGCTCGAAGTTGTCGAGGACCAGCAGCAGCCGGTGCCGGGCAGCGAACTCGCGGACGAGCGCGGGGGGGTCCCGCGAGGCCGCCTCGACGCCGGGGAGCGCGGCGGCGATGGCCGGGAGGACTTCCCCCGGGGCGCGCAGCGCGGAGAGGTCGACGAACAGCACGTGGTCGTAGTTCCCGCGCACGGCGTGGGCGAGGCGCAGGGCGAGCGCCGTCTTGCCGATGCCGCCGGGGCCGCGCAGGGTGAGGAGCCGCGTCCCCTCGCCGAGCAGGCGGGTGAGTTCGCCCAGGTCGCGCTCGCGTCCGAGCAGCGGGCTGAGTTCTGCCGGGAGCGGGTTCGCCGCCTGGCCGTTCATGCCCCAGTGTAGGTGGACCGGCGGGGAGGGGTGGCAGGACCACGTCCCTGTTCCCGACGGCGCGAGACTCCCTGGGGACGCTCCCCCCGGGAGGGTCACGGTGCCTGGACCCCCCGGCGGGAGAGCGTGCCCCCTCTTCCGTCCGGGCCACCGCCCGCCCCGAGCAGGGGCGTGGTCGTGATGCCCTCCGGGATCCCCGCAGAGGAGGGGCACCGTGAGGAGCGGCACCCCATGCCCGGGGAAAAGACCGGGGCGACCCGGAACGGAATCAGGACCGAGGTGGTGAGCACCCCTTCCCCCGGGGGAAGGGGCGACAGACCCGTATCCGGCCAGCAGGGCTGCACGCGGTATTCAGCCGGAAGAAGCTCCCCCGGTTCTCCACCCGCGGCACGCGGCGATGGTAGCCCCCAGCCGGGCCTGGAGGAGCGAGACCTCCGCGGCCAGAAGGAAGGTGGCCGCGCGGCCGACGTAACGCAGCGTGTGGCCGCCGGGTTGATGGACTGCGGCTGGCGCGACGCGCGGCCCCGGGCTGGGTTGTCTCGGCAGGTCGTGTTCGTTCGGGATGGGGCGCATGGTTCCTCCTGGCGGGCGTGGGGCGAGTGGTGGGGATCAGCGGAGACACCCCAAGCCTAGAAAGGCACCGCAAGAGCAGCGCAAGGGGAAGGGCGTCACGTCGGTGAGCCCGCCGGGGTAGAGTGAAGGGCACGGGATGCGCGAGTTGGCCCTCCGGCTGCTGGGCCCGCCTGAACTTCAGGTGGGGGGCCAGCGACGCCCCTTCAGGACCAAAAAGGCGCTGGCCCTGGTCGCCTATCTCGCCCTGGAGCCCGGCCCGCAGTCCCGGGAGAAACTGGCGGCCCTGCTGTGGCCGGATGCCGACCCGGAGGCGGGCCGGGCCAGCCTGCGGGGCACCCTCGTCTACGCCCGGGAAGCCCTGGGCCCCCTCCGTGATCGCCTGGAGGCCGACCGGGCCACCGTCTGCCTGGTGACCGGGCCGGACGAGTGCGACGTGACGGCCCTGGAGCGTGTGGCGGGGGCGGCGCGTTCCCTGCCCCCTGCCGGGGCCTTGCCGGAGCTGGAGCGGGCGGCCTCCCTGTGGCGCGGCGAGCTGCTCGACGGGTTCGCCCTGGGGGAGGGCAGCGGCTTCGACGACTGGCTGGGGGAACGCCGGGAGGCGACGCGCTCGGCGGTGAACCTCGTGTTCGACCGCCTCTCCGCCGAGCAACTGGAGCAGGACCCGGGCCGCGCGGCAGAGACGGCGCGGCGCTGGTTGGCCCTCGACCGCCTGAACGAGGCGGCCTGGCGACGCCTCGCGCAGGCGCGGCTGGCTTCAGGACAGCGGGCACTCGCGCGGGAGGTGCTCGACTCTTGCCGACGGGTGTTGCGGGACGAGGTGGGCTGTGCGCCCGCCCCCGAGACGCTGGCCCTCGAAGCGCAAGTTCTGGAGCCCATCTCCCCCAGCCGCCCCGGGGTCCGGTTAGACCTGCCCACGCTGCTGCGCGAGGGGCCCTTCGTCGGCCGCCGGGCGGAACTCGCGCGGCTGGCCGAGGTCTATCAGCGGGCCGGGAGTGGGCACCCGGGGGCGGCCCTGATCGTCGGAGAGCCCGGCATCGGCAAGACCCGGCTGGCGGGGGCGTTCCTGACCTGGGCCGGGGAACGTGGCGCCGGGGTGCTGCGGGGCCGGGGCTTCGAGGTGGGCGGCACGCTGTATGGCCCCCTGGCGGACGCCGCACGCCGCGTGCTGGACGCGGAACCCGGGCCGCAGGCGCTGCTCTCCCGGCAGGACCTCGCCGAGCTCGCCCGGCTGCTGCCGGAGCTGGGAGAGCGGCTGCCGGAGCCCGCGCCGCCCATGCCGGGGGAGGGCCAGCGGGGCCAGGTGCTGGCGGCGCTGACGCGGCTCGTCCTCGCGCTCGCCCGGCGCTCGCCGCTCGTCCTGCTCGTGGACGATGTCCAGTGGGCCGACGCGAGCACCCTGGAGGCGCTGCGGCACCTCGCGGGCCGGGTTGCGGAGGAACGCGCGCCCGTCCTGCTCCTCCTCACCGCCCGGGCGGAGGCGCTGACCCCCGGCTCGGAGTTGGCGGGGTGGGCGGCGAATCTCGGCCGGGAGGTGCCGGTGACGCGGCTCGACCTCGGGCCGCTGGGCCAGCCGGAGACGCTGGGGCTGCTGGGGGCGCTGGCGGGCACGCCCGCCGCCGGTTCGCTGGAGCCCCTGGCCGAGCGGCTCTTCGCGGAGACGGGTGGGCAGCCGCTCTACATCTCGGAGACGCTGCGCGGTCTGGCGGAGCAGGGGGCGCTCACGCTGGGTCCCGGGGGGATCACGGTGAATGAGGCGCGGCTCTCCGCCGGGCTGGAGCGGGGCGGCGAGGGGGTGCGGGCCGTCATCGGCGAGCGGCTCTCGCGGCTCTCGGCGCCCGCCCTCGCGCTCGCGCAGGCGGGGGCGGTGCTCGGCCAGGAGTTCGGATTCGGCACCCTCCGGGCCGTGGCCGACCTCGGCGAGGACACCGCGCTGCAAGGCTACGAGGAACTGCTGCGAACCGGGCTGCTGCGGGAGGCGGCGGGCGAGGGCGGAACCGCGTCCCTCTCGCACGACCGGGTGCGGGAGACGCTGCGGGACGCGCTGAGTGGCCCCCGCCGGGGGCTGCTGCACCGCCGCGCGCTGGGGGCGCTGGGGGAGGTGGGCGCGTCCCCCGAGGTGCTGGCGCATCACGCCCTAGGGGCCGGGCTGACGGGTGAAGCCGCGCGGCATTTCCACCAGGCGGGGCGGCAGTCCCTGAGGCTCGGCGCGTACCACGCCGCAGTGATCGCGCTCGAGCAGGCCCTCGACCTCACCCCCGCCCGTCCCGAGTACGCCGCCGAGCGCCGCGAGCGGCTCCACCTGATCGAGTACGCGCTCTACTACCGTGACAGCCACAACCTCGCTGTTATTCAGCGCCGCTGGCGGTTGGCCGCCGACGCCTCGCAGGCAGCCGGACTGGGCGCGGAGGCCGCCTTCGCCCTGGGAGAACTCGCGGCCTCACTGGCCCGGCAGGGGCGGCACGGCGAGGCCGGAGAGGTCGCGGGCCAGGCCCTCGATACAGCCCGCGCCGCAGGCGACCGTGGAATGGCGGCCCGCAGTCTCAACATCCTCGGTGTCCTCGCGGTGGAGCGGCGCGACTGGGCGGCGGCGGAGCGCCTGCTGGAGGACGCCCAGGCCGAGGCCATCCGGGCGGGGGACGAGCCGCTCGCCCTGGAGGCCCGCGCCCACCTTGCCACGGTGCTGACCTTCGGGCACGACGACCTGGAGGGCGGACGGCAACTGGAAGAGGAAGTTCTCCGGCGGCGCATAGACCTGGGTGAGCCTGGAGCGGTTCTCGCTTCACTCTCAAGTCTGACCTACGCCTGCATGAGGATGGCGGACTATGAGGCCGCCCGCCGTCATATCGACGAGTGGGCCGTGTGGGCCGAGCGCAGCGGTGCGGGACGCGTCGCCGCGAACGTCCTGGGAATGCATGGGTACATCGCGGCGGAGCAGGGCGACGTGCTCGGGGCCCTGAAGGCGGGCGAGGCGGCCCTGGCCGCCTTCGAGCAGGCGAACGCCGTCCTGGCGTTCTCCTGGGGCGGCCTGGCGTGGTGCTACGCCCGCCTGGGCCGAACCCAGGAAGCCCGGCAGGCCCTGGACAACGGCCAGGCCCTGAACGAGAGGGACGAGGACCTCTACCACCAGGCGGGGGCGGCGTGGGTGCTGGGGGACGCGGCGCTCGCCCTGGGGGACCTGGAACGCGCCGAGCGGTTCTACCGTCAGTCGCTGGGCGGGAACTCGGCCGCCTGGATTCTGGTGGGTCTGCGCGGCCTGGGCGAGGTGAGGGCCCAAACCGGCCAGTGGGAAGAGGCCGCGCGGCTGCTCGGCGCGGTGCTGGGCCGCCGCTCGGCTGGTGTCTGGCAGCATCGCCAGGCGACCCGGGCCCTCGACGCGCTGCGCCCACTCGTCCCCCCCGACGTGCTGGAGGCGGCCCTGAACGAGGGGCGGGTTACGCCCCTGGAACCCCTGCTCGCCGAATTGCGGCGGCAGAGTGACCCGTCCCAGGGGTCCCAAGCGTCGGGTTCCGCCGCCGTGTAGAGAGGCCGCTCCAATCCAGCCCCGGCTTTTCCCGTGGGTGCTCGTCCTCTGCGGCGGCGCTCCCTCAGCCTCAGAAGCCCGGCCAGTGGGCCACGCGTCGTGGCCTGGCGGTGAACTGAACGTCAGCCGGACGGCGCGAGGAAGCGGCGCAGGCCCTGCTGGACCAGATGGGTCAGGACGGCTGTGGGCGAGGGCACCTGGGCTGCCGAGTCCCTGCTCACCTGCCGGGCCTGTCGCGCCGTGTCCGCTGCCCTCGCCTCACGGTAGAGCTGGTCGAGCTTCTCGGAAACGCCGTTGTATCTCGGGTCGAATTGGGCTCTCATGGGTGCCTCCCCTGGAGAACGGTGAACCGGTTGCAGAACGCCGCGCTGTGCGGGGATCACGGCCCCGTGTTGAGATGTCTCACCCTAGAACCGGGGCGCAAGAGCAGCGCAAGACGCTTGGCAAGATGGGGCGGGCACGGATGGCGGGACGGGAGGAGCGGCCAGGGAACATGAGGTGCCCCTCTCCCAGGAGGGTGTCAGCCGCAGCCCGGGCAGGTGAAGGGGTCCTCTTCAGGTCTGGAGAGGGGGCGCAAAAGTGCTGTCATGCCGAGTGCCAGCGAAGTAGGCCGCGGCTTCGGGACCCAACGCTGGCGCTCCGGGTGACAAGGTTGCCGAGCCCCGACCCAGATAGAGTGCAGCGGGAGCCCAACATTCGGGGCGCCGCTGCTTGCTGCCAGGAGCCCGGTCTGACCTGGGGGGCAATCATGGCGGAGGCATCGCCCCCCTCTTCGCCCGGCGCTGCCTCCGTCACGAGGAGGGGGAGGCACCTCAGGCGTCCGGTTCCACCCCCGTATAGACCGGCACCTCGAACACGGGCCGGAAGCCCAGGCGCTCCAGGTTGCGGCGACTGGCGTTGTCCGGGCCCGCCTCCACGTCCACGAAGAAGTGCTCGCAGCCCCGGGCCAGGCCGTCCCGCAGGCGCCGCAGGATCAGGGCCGTCTGACCGCCCTGGCCCCGGCGATCCGGGCGGGTGACGCTGGAGTTGAGCAGGGCCGCCGGTCCCCCCACCATCAGGAGTCCGGCGCTGGTGGGGCCGTCCCCTCCCGGCACGAGGTAGCCCAGCCAGCCCATCCGGGAGAGGCCGAAGTGCACCAACTCCGTCATTTCAGGCGGCATCCCGAAATGCTGGGAGATGAAGGACGCGACTTCCCCAGCCTGGTTGGGGCCAGCCTGGACAACCTCGGGGAGAGGGCGGGTGGGTGTTTCCAGCGCCTGCCGGGCCACGGACGCCGGGGCGTACAGCGCCACTTCCCGGAACACCTCGCGCAGGCCGCGTGCTTCCAGCCTTGCCCCCAGGTCCGCCGGGCGGGTGCGGGGGTCGAGGGGCAGCCCCCAGGCGGACGGTCTGGCCCGTTCCACCGCCGCCAGCAGCGCGTCCAAGTCCGCCTCCGTGGCAGGGTCAGCCGTGCCAAAGCCCCGCACGAGGTTGAACGCGGGGTGAGGGAGGGAGCGCACCAGTTCCAACACCCCCGCCCCGAAGTTCACCTGCTCGATGCCCAGGCGCGCCCGCACCTCGGTCGGCAGGGAAACGTACCCCTCTCCAAGCCGGGCATAGAGGTCTGCCCGCATTCTGGCGAGTGTTTCCAGCGAGGGCGCTTCCGGCGGCACCCGCATGTCCCTGTCTTCCCGCACCTCGCCCCCGGTCGGCCCGTTCATTCCGGGCCTCCCAGGTGAACCGGGCAGGTGTAGCGGACTTCCCAGCCCAGGCGCGAGTACACGGGAAAGCCCAGCTCGGTCGCGCCCAGCATCGCCGAGACGTATCCTGCATCCCGCGCGGCAAGGAGCGGCCCAGTGGTCATGGCCGCCCCGATCCCGCGCCGTCGCGCCCGCTCCAGGGTGCCGATGCACCACACGCCCACGGTCTCCTCGCCGTGGATGTTCAGGGCCGTGCTCACCGGCTCGCCGTCCAGCAGGCCCAGGTAGAGGTGGGCGCGCGAGTCGGGGTCGAGGACGGGGCCCCGGCCCAGCGCGATCAACTTCTGCGCCGACTCCTCGTTGAAATGAAACGCCTCGGCAGACACGGTCACCCAGGCGCTCAGGTCCTCCTCGGTCGTCACCCGCCGGAGGGTGAGGCCCTCCACCCGCGCGTCTGCCGGGTCCAGCCGGGCGAAGTCGAGCGTCATGAGGGGAAGGTCGGCGACCTTGGGCAGACCGTGGGCCGCGAGCGTCTCGCTCAGGTCCGCCGCCGCCGGGGGGACCAGCCACAGGAAGGGCACGTTCCAACCCCGCAGCCGGGCGAGGGTGTCCGCCAGCCGCTCTCCGGCGTTCTCGCCCGCAAAGCCGCCGTACACGAGGTTGAGGTCCGGGGCCGGGGCGAAGCTCAGGGCGAGCAGGAGGTCGTCGTCCTGCTCCACGACCACGCCGGGGTCGCGGAACAGGTGTTCGGGGAACTCGCGGAAGGCCTGCTCAATGGTGGAAAGGTCGGGCCGGGGCGAGCGAACGCGGGTGCTGGTCATAGGGCGCCTCCTGTCGGGGTGGGGCAAAGTGGGGTTGGAATAGGCTGGGGCTGCGCTCCGGGCCGTCTGCCTGGCGCTCTCAGAGGGCTGGTGAAGGGGACTCAGGCCCCGGGGCTGGGCTGCCTTGACGGCGCTGCGTCCTCCCCGAGGGCTGCCCGGTGCCCCGCCGCCGCGAAGACGTGGGGTTGCAGCATGGCGAGGATGGCGAACCCGACGACCAGCCACACGCCCAGGAGCGACATCGCCAGGGTGGGTGACCGCAGGGCCAGGCCGACCTCGGAAAAGGCGTACACGCAGTAGAGGATGGCGATGAGCGTCATGTTCCGCAGCAGCCGGTCGCTCGCCCGGGGCACCACCAGCCGGGCGCGAAGGCAGTGGCCCCAGTTGGCGGTCAGGGACAGGCCGACGAGGGCGAAGTTGAGAAAGCCGACCGCCGTGCCCCACGTCGAGTCGGGATGCGCACCCATCACGCTCGCCGAGAAGGGCAGCAGGGAGACGAACAGCAGCGTCACCAGGTTCAGGGTGATGTGCCAGAAGTCGGTTCCCCGGATCAGGCTGGCGTAGTAGTAGTGGGTGGCCCAGAGCAGCGCGGTGGTGATGAAGGTGGCCGCGTACACGACCAGACGCGGCAGCAGGGCGAGCAGCGCGTGCGGGACTTCGGCGGTCCCGACCTCGGGGGGCAGCCTGACCTCCAGCACCAGCAGGGTGAGCGCGATGGCGAACACCCCGTCAATTAAAGTGTCGAGCCGGTCCTTTTCCAGGGACGCCGGGGCGGGTGGTCTCATGCCTTAACCGCCGACCTAGACGGGGTTGGCGTCGGCTCCACCGTCCGGGGCAGGCCCGCCTCGGGGACGTGTTCGGCGCTGCGCTGATAGGTCGTCTCACCTTGCAGGCCCGCGAGTTGCCCCCGGAAGGTCCGAACGGTGTGGTCTATCGTGCGTTGCCGCGCTCCCGGCTGAACCCGCTCCCGCCAGCGCCGCAACCGGTTGCCCAGCATGATGGGCACCAGCGCGTGCCGCACCCAGGGTTTGCGAATGCCCAACTGGTCCGCCAACGGGTCCCCGTGCAGTCTGCGCGCCACCGCGTGAACCAGGTCCAGCGTGACGGGCGGCGGCGTGGGCAGGCTGCTCTGAAGCAGGTCCGCGACGGCGACGAGCATGGCCTGTGTCAGCTCGCGGGCGTCGCCGCTGGCGGGTTCCTCGGTCTGGGTGATAAGGGCGAGGAGGTCCGCCGCCCGCGCCTGATCCGTGACGGTTAGGTACAGGTCCGGGTGAACGCCCAGCAGGTGCGCGACGTACTGCCAGAAGTGGTAGAGGTCGTCCAGTTCCCCCGCCGTGAAGGTGATGCCGAAGGTCTGGAGGGCGTGGAACGGGACATAGGTGAAGTCGAGCCAGGTGCGCGCCATCTCCAGTTGGTTGATGGGCGCGCCCGTTTCCGCCGCGTTCCAGCCCCGCTGCCACAGGGCCGCCCGCACCCGCGCGTGCAGCAGCCGCACCTGCACGTTCTGGACGTAGCCCTCGCCGCCCCGCGCCAGGCCGCCGGGCAGGACCGAGACGATGTTCCACACCCCCGTCTCGACGATGCGCCGCCGGGCCATCCGGGTCAGGTTGCCCGTCCGCACCAGGACCCGGGCGATGGAGGGCGAGCTGTAGGTGTGGGTCAGGGAGCCGGGGCCGAGCGACAGCGTGATCCAGACGTTGCCGATCGCCAGGTAGGCCTGTGACCCGCGTTCCAGGCGGCGAGGCTCGACCCAGGCGGGCACACACTCCGTCTCGGCGAGCAGGGCGCGCACGGCGGGCAGGTCCTCCCCCACGAACTGGCGGCCGTGCAGCAGCCCCGCCCGGAGTTGGCGCCGGGCCACCTCCCCGTGGAGGCGCAGCTCCGCGTCCGCCGCGTCCGCCAGGGGGTCGCCGAGCTGGACCATGCGCGCGAGCCGCCCCACCGCGTCGTCCCCGAACCGCTGCCGGGCGGCGTCCAAATTCACCAGGCTTCCTGGCAGCCCACCCTCGACGCTTCGCATCAGCCGCACCGGAGGCTGTGGTCCCGATCGGTCGGGGGAGGGGCGGTCAGGCACAGGGGCGTCATGGAACCTCCGCTGGAAGTGGGGGAGTGTGGACTGAAGGAAGTTTAAGCATACCGGATCAGCATGCCGATTTTCCTTCCCCGTCCGCACCGGCCCCAAAGATAGGCACCGTGAACCCCGGCACACCCACGGGGTTGAGGAGCGGCACCTCCCGGTGGGGGGAGGGGGGGTGCCCCAGTAGGCGGGTGGC
The Deinococcus aerius DNA segment above includes these coding regions:
- a CDS encoding multicopper oxidase family protein → MFQRRPACSSLRTCMVAVLSLGMALAHGEVPAQPARAATLQQFLARPEGTVPLGRATRGVREFTLEVHRIQTEIAPGVRVEQWAFGFPGQPASVPGPELRVKVGERVRITLVNTHDQPHVLHLHGITSLAQEMDGVPHLSHEVKPGGSFTYEFVATEAGTHAYHCHVQTNVHLDMGMYGALIVEDPDVKPVWSKEHTLILDEWDSHHDPNRLPYTPHYDEFLVNGRAHPLIPDLSIPAGETHLVRWINLGAQPHSLHLHGTSFLVIAKDGHDLPLPYLADTLPILPGERYDVLVKGRDGTFPWHDHNSNANTTGGEYPGGMHFDVVGSPPLRADGTPAPQEAHDHGHIPPVPTGAAATSAVVTISNFEFAPEAVRIRAGGRVTWENHDSVPHHVVLTVNGQAVHHELPPHGHVTVTFPGRGTFAYHCSPHPFMKGVVEVE
- a CDS encoding ATP-binding protein, with the translated sequence MNGQAANPLPAELSPLLGRERDLGELTRLLGEGTRLLTLRGPGGIGKTALALRLAHAVRGNYDHVLFVDLSALRAPGEVLPAIAAALPGVEAASRDPPALVREFAARHRLLLVLDNFEQLLPAARTLGELLARAPTLQLVVTSRAALHLHDEREYPVPPLPVPERVPEAASSPAVQLFVTRARALLPGFELTPATTPQVVRLCALLEGVPLALELAAARLRTYALPDVLAGLEHPLRFLREDFRDRPERLRSLRAAVEWSYELLDQGDRAVFECCAVFGGSFTPGALAAVHGGEEVLDHVDALIEQSFLQRLGTPGTRWKLLQPLRELALERLSGRPEAPTWRERHARHFLEELEEGRRRFEQGQPDRREDLLPDYPNMRAGLVWAVGEGRADLAYRYLAQLGAVWLPLGLYAQEAPLAERVLGLPSPGRDQVLLQALEVSAQCLAATGQTGAHEARLREILELCRELGDEVSAGWTTADLALLHHASGRSDLAWPMQQEVLRAQEARRGERGADRVEQSQYANLLLYAAPTLLDLGQPDLALAYATRALEEYEAAGNAVFRLVARVMVGVVLLHLGRREEAGARLLGALHEAAGKPFRAVVDEALRGLSLLAAEVGDPAAAVRLLAAGGFVPGEASRGYLDRRHLGNLDRARAVMGEADFRDAWASGSDLGPAEAVEQADRLARRLRAPPPDGTPRPGLTPREWEVLRLVAQGHPDRRVARLLGISPVTVSKHVANMLGKLALHNRVELTRWAMTHGGEDSP
- a CDS encoding ATP-binding protein, coding for MRELALRLLGPPELQVGGQRRPFRTKKALALVAYLALEPGPQSREKLAALLWPDADPEAGRASLRGTLVYAREALGPLRDRLEADRATVCLVTGPDECDVTALERVAGAARSLPPAGALPELERAASLWRGELLDGFALGEGSGFDDWLGERREATRSAVNLVFDRLSAEQLEQDPGRAAETARRWLALDRLNEAAWRRLAQARLASGQRALAREVLDSCRRVLRDEVGCAPAPETLALEAQVLEPISPSRPGVRLDLPTLLREGPFVGRRAELARLAEVYQRAGSGHPGAALIVGEPGIGKTRLAGAFLTWAGERGAGVLRGRGFEVGGTLYGPLADAARRVLDAEPGPQALLSRQDLAELARLLPELGERLPEPAPPMPGEGQRGQVLAALTRLVLALARRSPLVLLVDDVQWADASTLEALRHLAGRVAEERAPVLLLLTARAEALTPGSELAGWAANLGREVPVTRLDLGPLGQPETLGLLGALAGTPAAGSLEPLAERLFAETGGQPLYISETLRGLAEQGALTLGPGGITVNEARLSAGLERGGEGVRAVIGERLSRLSAPALALAQAGAVLGQEFGFGTLRAVADLGEDTALQGYEELLRTGLLREAAGEGGTASLSHDRVRETLRDALSGPRRGLLHRRALGALGEVGASPEVLAHHALGAGLTGEAARHFHQAGRQSLRLGAYHAAVIALEQALDLTPARPEYAAERRERLHLIEYALYYRDSHNLAVIQRRWRLAADASQAAGLGAEAAFALGELAASLARQGRHGEAGEVAGQALDTARAAGDRGMAARSLNILGVLAVERRDWAAAERLLEDAQAEAIRAGDEPLALEARAHLATVLTFGHDDLEGGRQLEEEVLRRRIDLGEPGAVLASLSSLTYACMRMADYEAARRHIDEWAVWAERSGAGRVAANVLGMHGYIAAEQGDVLGALKAGEAALAAFEQANAVLAFSWGGLAWCYARLGRTQEARQALDNGQALNERDEDLYHQAGAAWVLGDAALALGDLERAERFYRQSLGGNSAAWILVGLRGLGEVRAQTGQWEEAARLLGAVLGRRSAGVWQHRQATRALDALRPLVPPDVLEAALNEGRVTPLEPLLAELRRQSDPSQGSQASGSAAV